From a region of the Buchnera aphidicola (Aphis fabae) genome:
- the ptsG gene encoding PTS glucose transporter subunit IIBC, translated as MFKNVFSNLQKIGKSLMLPVSVLPIAGILLGIGSAHFSLIPDTISEIMAQTGGSVFSNMPLIFAIGVALGFSNNDGVAALAAVVAYSILIKTLSVLEPSILHSNIETIKNKNFSDIGILGGVIAGAISAYMFNKFYKIQLPEYLGFFAGKRFVPIISGLSSIFIGLVLSFIWPSIAKKIQIFSQWAAYQNPIFAFSLYGLVERALVPFGLHHIWNVPFQMQIGEYTNSIGQVFHGDIARYMAGDSTAGNLSGGFIFKMYGLPGAALAIWHAAKKENKKKIGSIMISAALTAFLTGITEPIEFSFILVAPILYVVHAFLAGLSFPLCIFLNMRAGTSFSHGFIDFIVLSGHSNQLFLFPIIGILYGTLYYIIFYFLIVTFNLQTPGREYDQNNTITKNNIEIAPDIIIALGGKENIKNLDACITRLRITVLEISKVNKIALKNLGAAGIVISGSGIQAVFGTRSENIKTAMDEYINKT; from the coding sequence ATGTTTAAAAATGTATTTTCAAACCTTCAAAAAATCGGAAAATCACTTATGTTGCCTGTTTCGGTATTGCCGATCGCAGGAATATTACTTGGTATAGGATCTGCTCATTTTAGCTTAATACCAGATACTATTTCTGAAATTATGGCTCAAACAGGAGGTTCGGTTTTTTCAAATATGCCATTAATTTTTGCAATTGGAGTTGCTTTAGGATTTAGCAATAATGATGGTGTAGCAGCTTTAGCTGCAGTTGTTGCATATAGTATTTTAATTAAAACATTATCTGTACTTGAACCAAGTATATTACACTCAAATATTGAGACAATAAAAAATAAAAATTTTTCTGATATAGGAATATTGGGAGGAGTTATAGCAGGAGCTATTTCTGCATATATGTTTAATAAATTTTATAAAATTCAACTACCTGAATATTTAGGATTTTTTGCAGGAAAAAGATTTGTTCCTATTATTTCAGGTCTATCTTCAATATTTATAGGATTAGTATTATCTTTTATTTGGCCATCAATTGCAAAAAAAATTCAAATATTTTCCCAATGGGCTGCTTACCAAAATCCAATTTTTGCTTTCTCTCTATATGGTTTGGTAGAAAGGGCATTAGTACCATTTGGTTTGCATCATATATGGAACGTTCCATTTCAAATGCAAATTGGAGAATATACCAACTCTATTGGACAAGTATTTCATGGGGATATTGCAAGATATATGGCTGGAGATTCTACTGCTGGCAATTTATCAGGTGGATTTATTTTTAAAATGTATGGTCTACCAGGAGCCGCATTAGCAATTTGGCATGCAGCAAAAAAAGAAAACAAAAAAAAAATAGGTAGCATTATGATTTCTGCTGCTTTAACAGCTTTTTTAACTGGAATTACTGAACCAATTGAATTTTCATTTATATTAGTTGCTCCAATATTATACGTTGTTCATGCTTTTTTAGCAGGTTTATCTTTTCCATTATGTATTTTTTTAAATATGCGCGCTGGAACAAGTTTTTCTCATGGATTTATAGATTTTATAGTATTAAGTGGACATAGCAATCAACTATTTCTTTTTCCCATTATTGGTATTTTATATGGTACTTTATATTATATTATATTTTATTTTCTAATAGTTACATTTAACTTACAAACTCCAGGAAGAGAATACGATCAGAATAATACTATTACAAAAAATAATATTGAAATAGCACCTGATATTATTATCGCTTTAGGCGGAAAAGAAAACATTAAAAATTTAGACGCTTGTATTACTCGGTTACGCATTACAGTCTTGGAAATATCAAAAGTAAATAAAATTGCTTTAAAAAACCTAGGAGCAGCGGGAATAGTCATATCAGGATCAGGAATACAAGCTGTTTTTGGCACTAGATCTGAAAATATTAAAACAGCGATGGATGAATATATAAATAAAACATAA
- a CDS encoding histidine triad nucleotide-binding protein, with product MNNHLIFQKIIKREISSNILYQDQIVTAFEDINPKAPIHILIVPNDFIKTANDINQKNQNIIAHMFCIAIKMAKEKKISKDGYKIIINCNKNGGQEINYLHMHLLGGIKLKTLY from the coding sequence ATGAATAATCATTTAATTTTTCAAAAAATTATAAAAAGAGAAATCTCATCAAATATTTTATATCAAGATCAAATAGTAACTGCTTTTGAAGATATCAATCCCAAAGCTCCTATACATATACTAATTGTACCAAACGATTTCATAAAAACAGCAAACGATATAAATCAAAAAAATCAAAATATTATTGCACATATGTTTTGTATTGCAATAAAAATGGCAAAAGAAAAAAAAATTAGCAAAGATGGATATAAAATAATTATTAATTGCAATAAAAATGGAGGTCAAGAAATAAATTATTTACATATGCATTTATTAGGTGGAATTAAACTAAAAACATTATATTAA